The Longimicrobium sp. genome includes the window CTGCGCAGCGGCGGCGCGTTGGGACGCGGGTGCGGGCCGCTGATCGTGGCGCGGCGCGAGCTTTCGCGCGACGAGCTTCGTACGGCGCCGATCGCCATTCCTGGCCGCAACACCACGGCCAACCTGCTGCTGCGCCTGTTCGCGCCCGATGCGCAGCCCGGAACGGAGCTCGTCTACAGCGACATCATGCCCGCGATTGCACGCGGCGACGTGGACGCGGGGCTCATCATTCATGAATCGCGATTCACTTATCCACAACACGGGCTCGTGAAGGTGGTGGACCTGGGAGAGTGGTGGGAGCAGACGACCGGCCACCCCATTCCTCTGGGGGGCATCATGGCGCGCCGTGCGCTGGGGGATGAGACGATCCGCCGCATCGACGACGCCATCCGCCGCTCCGTCGAGCACGCGTTCGCCGAGCCGGAGGCGTCGCGCGGCTACGTGCGCGAGCATGCGCAGGAGATGGACGACGCGGTCGCGAAGCAGCACATCGACCTGTACGTCAACCGTTTCTCCGTCGATCTGGGCGAGGAGGGCGAGAGGGCCGTCCGCGAGCTGTTCGCCCGCGCGGCACAGGCCGGAATCCTGCCGTCCGACGTTCCCGCTCCGTTCCTGGACTGAAACCGCGCATCATCAACGTCGGCGAGATTGGGAAAAACGAAGGGGCGCATCCCGGCTGAGGATGCGCCCCGTCGTGTTCGAAACACGTAGATCAGTCGCGGCGGCCCCGGAACGGCCGGTCGGTGCCGCCGTATTCGCCGCGCGGCCGGCGCGGACGCGGCGCCTCGCCGAAGTCGCCCCGCGGGCGGCGCGACTGGGCATCGGCGGCGGAGCCGCGGTCCTCGCGAGAGCGGCGGACCGCCACGGGACGACCGCGGATGCTGGCCTGCGACAGCTTGTTCACGATGTCGTCGGCATCGTTCTCGTCCACGTCCACCAGCGTGAACTGGTCGGTGATCTCGATGGCGCCGATGCGGTCGCCCGGCACGTTCGCCTCGCCCGCGATGGCGCCCACGATGTCCGCCGGGCGGATGCCGCGCCGCCGCCCGATGCCGATGTACAGCGTGGTCTTGCCCGCCGAACTCCGGCCCCCGCCGCCCCCTCCGCCGCCGGACTCCGCCCGGTCCACCCGCCCGCGCGGCCCGCGGCTCTCGCGGTCGCCGCCGCGGTCCGGGCGCCCCTCGAACTCGGGGATCTCCACGTCGGACCCCTGCAGCTCCTCCGTTCCGCGTCCCGCCGCGGCCACGCTCAAGGCCGCAGCCGCCACTTCCGCCGCGTCGAACTCCGCCAGCAGCGGCCCGATCACCTCGCGGAAGGGCTGCAGCGCCTCGCCCGTGGCGAGCGCGTCGCGCACCGAATCGGCCAGGCGCGCGCGGCGGCGGGCCTTCACCTCGCCCGGGCGCGGCACCTTGGCGTGCTCGATGGACTGCCCGGTGGTGCGCTCGATGGCCTTGAGCAGAAAGCGCTCGCGCGGAATCACCAGGGTGATGGCCGTGCCTTCGCGCCCCGCGCGCCCCGTGCGCCCGATGCGGTGGACGTACACCTCCGGCGTCTGCGGGATGTCGTAGTTCACAACGTGGCTCACGTGCTCCACGTCCAGCCCGCGCGCCGCCACGTCGGTGGCGATCAGCAGGTCGGCGGAGCCCTGGCGGAACTTGCCCATCACCCGGTCGCGCTGCCCCTGCGCCAGGCCGCCGTGAAGCGCCTCGGGGTGGTATCCACGCACGCCCAGCGCCTCGGTCAGCTCGTCGACCTCACCGCGCGTGCGGCAGAAGATAATGGCCGAGGTGGGCGCCTCCAGGTCAAGGATGCGGGCCAGCGCCTCGAGCTTGTGCTGGCGCGGCACCAGGTACGCCGCCTGGCGGACGAGGGGCGTTTCCAGCCGCTCGCGCTCGATGGTGACGCGTTCCGGATCGCGCAGCGCCTTGCGCGCCAGGTCGGCGATGCGGGGCGGGAACGTGGCGGAAAAGAGCGCCGTCTGCCGCTCGGCCGGAAGCTCCTCGATGATGGCTTCGATGTCTTCGATGAAGCCCATGTCCAGCATCTCGTCGGCTTCGTCGAGCACCAGGTACTGCGTGCTGGAAAGGTCCAGCGAGCGGCGCCGGATGTGGTCCAGCAGCCGCCCGGGCGTGCCGACCACCACGTTCACCCCGCGCCGCAGCTCGCGAAGCTGGCGGGTGATGTCCTGGCCGCCGTACACGGCGAGCACGGAGACGCCGCGCCCCGCGCCGTAGCGGTGCATGGCCTCTGCCACCTGCACCGCCAGCTCGCGCGTGGGCGCCATCACCAGCGCCTGCACGTTGCGGACGGAGGCGTCGATGCGCTGCACGATGGGGAGCGCGAACGCGGCCGTCTTGCCCGTGCCCGTCGCCGCCCGGCCGATCATGTCGCGGCCGGCCAGCAGCACGGGAATGGCGCGCACCTGGATGGGCGTGGGCTCCTCGTAGCCCAGCCCCTCCAGGGCGGCCACGATTTCAGGTTCCAGCCCGAGGTCCGCGAACGACGGGGGGATGTTCTCGATCTCTTCCGGCATCTGTCCGTTCCTGTATCGTTCTCCCGGCCTTCAGTAACCCACGGCGCCCACGTCGGGCTCGCGGGCAAAGGCGCCGAACGCCTCTGCCGGGTCTTCGTTCTGCTCCAGAAATCCGCGCAGCCGCCGGAACGACATGCGCAGGGTCCGCTCGCGCAGAAGCGAGTCGGGGTCCACCGGCGGCTCCAGCCACTCGGGGCGGTACTTGTCGGTGGTGGCGAAGTCGGGGGCGTTGTCCAGCCGCTCGGGCGGCTGCACCCCCAGCCCCGAGCGCACCAGCTCGAAGCCCAGCACGGGGTCCAGCCCCTCGGCCTGGGCCACGTCGTACAGCATTTCGGCTAGTTCGGGCGCCATCCCCACGTTCACCGCCTCCTGCACCACGTCGATGCGGCGGCGGCTGACCTCCTCGGCGTCGCCCCCCGCCGCGGCGGCGTCCAGCAGCCCGCGCGCGTCGCCGAACCAGGTGTCTTCGGCGCGCCGGCGCCGGCGCCGCTCAAGATACGCGTCGAGAGCGTGTTCCGCTCGTTGCTCGTCCGTCATCTCCCGCCCCGTCTGGTCCACTCTGCCTCCCATGTGCTCGGATTCCGATCGGATGCACGGGCGCAAGCAGCGGACCAGCGCGGGCGGAAGGGACGCAAAACAGAAAGGCGGCCCCGTGGCCGCCCTCATTTCGAGTAGTGGTACGTGCCGGACTTTCCGCTTCCAGGCGTTCGGCCATCTTCATACCACCGTCACAGGATTCCGTTCCGTCCGTCCACTCGACTCACTCATGAAAAGCAGGAGCCATGTGGGTACAGGGCCTTGGCCTGCTCTCACTTCGAGTAGTGGTAGCGCGCGGAAAGCAGCTCGATGCGGTCGGGAAGCACCTCGTACACCAGCCGGTGCTCCTGGTCGATGCGGCGGGACCAGCAGCCGGACAGGTCGTACTTCAACGGTTCTGGCTTGCCGATTCCCTGTTTAGGGTCATGTGCGATGCTCTGGACCAGTTCCAGAACGCGGACGACCATCCGCGGATCCGACCGGCTCCAGGCGAGCAGGTCGTCAAGGAAGCGGCCCATCATGACGAGGCTGCGCTCCCCCGCCGGAACCGTGGGCGGGGTCTTCTGCGGAGACCCGCCGCCTCGGGTCGAGCGTCGCGTCAAAATCCGAACGCACGGCGTATCTCTTCGACGTTCGCGAACCGGGTTCCCTTGCCCGCACGAGCTTCGGCGAGGGCCTCCATCAGCACGCGCGCGTTCTCGGGGGAGGCCAGCAGATACTCGGTGTCATCCTGGTATCCGTGGTATTCATCCCCGTTCCACCGTTCCTTCGTGCCCGCGAACCGCCTGACGACTCCAAGTGTCATGATCCCCTCCCTCGCCTTTGGACGCACCCGTGCCGGACTACTCTCGCCGGCAATGATGCGTGCGTCCACACTGTCACGCAAGGGTCTTGTTGTCTTTGTCCACTCTGCCTCAGGATTGCTAGGTGGCACCATGGGATCGGCCTATCCTTAAAAACGTTTGTATCGCCCTGGAACGCCGACGACTGCGAGCCGATCTGCAGCACGCACGTGACGCCAAGTGCGCGACGGGGATGGGCCCGCCGCGCACTCTTCGTTGGGCCTACATCCCCGTCGGGAAGGTTTCCGGGGGTTCGTGGTCCAGCTTGGCCGGCATCTTCAGCGGGCAGAGG containing:
- a CDS encoding 1,4-dihydroxy-6-naphthoate synthase — protein: MAENRTLTLGYSPCPNDTFIFHALVHGIVRADGLRFSERLEDVETLNRLAAGAELDVTKISYGAAASLLRDYVLLRSGGALGRGCGPLIVARRELSRDELRTAPIAIPGRNTTANLLLRLFAPDAQPGTELVYSDIMPAIARGDVDAGLIIHESRFTYPQHGLVKVVDLGEWWEQTTGHPIPLGGIMARRALGDETIRRIDDAIRRSVEHAFAEPEASRGYVREHAQEMDDAVAKQHIDLYVNRFSVDLGEEGERAVRELFARAAQAGILPSDVPAPFLD
- a CDS encoding Txe/YoeB family addiction module toxin; amino-acid sequence: MMGRFLDDLLAWSRSDPRMVVRVLELVQSIAHDPKQGIGKPEPLKYDLSGCWSRRIDQEHRLVYEVLPDRIELLSARYHYSK
- a CDS encoding DEAD/DEAH box helicase; translation: MPEEIENIPPSFADLGLEPEIVAALEGLGYEEPTPIQVRAIPVLLAGRDMIGRAATGTGKTAAFALPIVQRIDASVRNVQALVMAPTRELAVQVAEAMHRYGAGRGVSVLAVYGGQDITRQLRELRRGVNVVVGTPGRLLDHIRRRSLDLSSTQYLVLDEADEMLDMGFIEDIEAIIEELPAERQTALFSATFPPRIADLARKALRDPERVTIERERLETPLVRQAAYLVPRQHKLEALARILDLEAPTSAIIFCRTRGEVDELTEALGVRGYHPEALHGGLAQGQRDRVMGKFRQGSADLLIATDVAARGLDVEHVSHVVNYDIPQTPEVYVHRIGRTGRAGREGTAITLVIPRERFLLKAIERTTGQSIEHAKVPRPGEVKARRRARLADSVRDALATGEALQPFREVIGPLLAEFDAAEVAAAALSVAAAGRGTEELQGSDVEIPEFEGRPDRGGDRESRGPRGRVDRAESGGGGGGGGRSSAGKTTLYIGIGRRRGIRPADIVGAIAGEANVPGDRIGAIEITDQFTLVDVDENDADDIVNKLSQASIRGRPVAVRRSREDRGSAADAQSRRPRGDFGEAPRPRRPRGEYGGTDRPFRGRRD